A stretch of Lysinibacillus agricola DNA encodes these proteins:
- a CDS encoding ABC transporter permease encodes MKNIQRYMKNINLIIGLLVIVGFLIVMIISFFYTPHDVNSMNIPQKLRSPSSDYLFGTDEFGRDIFSRIMKGTQTAFTVGLLTVFIGTIFGILIGGIAGYVGGWIDEIFMRMMDALMAFPGIILALMLVAVFGPGIVNTAIALGIIAIPAIARIARSGFVQHRDTEYVLAAKLIGAKPYSIMFRHILPNISSQIIVAATVTFATAMLAEAALSYLGLGVQPPNPSWGRMLKDSQAYLVGAPWYTYAPGGAITVLVLGLYMLSNALRDFMDPRSKA; translated from the coding sequence ATGAAAAATATACAAAGGTACATGAAAAATATCAATTTAATCATTGGTCTACTAGTCATTGTCGGTTTTCTAATCGTAATGATTATCAGCTTTTTTTATACACCGCATGATGTGAACTCGATGAATATACCTCAAAAATTACGTAGCCCAAGTAGTGATTATCTTTTTGGTACGGATGAATTTGGTCGTGATATTTTTAGCCGTATTATGAAAGGGACACAAACGGCCTTTACAGTCGGACTACTAACGGTATTTATCGGAACAATTTTTGGTATTTTAATTGGGGGGATAGCGGGGTATGTAGGAGGCTGGATCGATGAAATTTTTATGCGTATGATGGATGCATTAATGGCCTTTCCAGGAATTATATTAGCTTTAATGCTCGTTGCGGTATTTGGGCCAGGGATTGTTAATACTGCTATTGCATTAGGCATTATTGCTATACCGGCCATTGCTAGAATTGCGCGTAGTGGATTCGTCCAACATCGTGACACTGAATATGTCTTAGCAGCAAAGTTAATCGGCGCAAAACCTTATAGCATAATGTTTCGCCATATATTACCCAATATTTCATCGCAGATTATCGTCGCCGCAACTGTAACCTTTGCAACTGCGATGCTTGCGGAGGCGGCACTGAGTTATTTAGGGCTTGGAGTGCAGCCACCAAACCCTAGTTGGGGACGAATGTTAAAAGATTCACAAGCTTATTTAGTTGGAGCCCCTTGGTACACTTATGCACCAGGTGGGGCCATTACAGTACTTGTATTAGGTTTGTATATGCTTAGCAATGCATTACGCGATTTTATGGATCCACGTTCAAAAGCGTAA
- a CDS encoding PucR family transcriptional regulator — MSKHPLLVRDVLKRKHFESAKLIAGQQGLNRQVLWTHILEIKDFDTLINGGELILTTGVGLQLERETQIAYLENLIRNGAAALCIEIGDYFNYVPAELVAMANAHDFPIIIFEEVVRFIDITQDLHTYIINQHQQALTQLDTISRTFMELSLMPNGILKILQVLHQDTDALFLFVSEDTKSFYYPIEAKKYLHLMEDHCQQLELHEPIQLMSIDKDHFVIIPVNGLGQVWGYLCMRSALPKPSDYTLLNLERATMSIAQILMRNRMLQERQQSREDEFILALIQGEPIDLQYYQSYLPMESRNLFYRVVVFNMLDYANTFSEEDWQEIQLQNVMFVRSIIKKLGFFPTVSVRQHEIIILAFYIAADDMEENRDSFNQAIQQIVARKTPQLFEQITLTFGISNVYQSINSVQQGYKEAKTTIQMQHNELASSIYYKDLGVYRLLLHQDHVALLQYVKDYLQEILLIDQKNGNDLYQTLCVYLACNGAKNDTAEQLFIVRQTLYKRIERLENILGADFLQAPHRLNIEIAVKAYELLKKTAPDILRF; from the coding sequence ATGTCGAAACATCCTCTACTTGTACGTGATGTATTAAAGCGAAAGCATTTTGAATCTGCCAAGCTAATCGCTGGACAACAAGGTCTAAATCGACAAGTACTATGGACACATATTTTAGAAATAAAAGATTTTGATACTTTAATAAATGGCGGTGAGCTCATATTAACAACCGGTGTAGGTTTACAGTTAGAGCGTGAAACACAAATTGCTTACTTGGAAAACCTTATTCGTAACGGTGCTGCAGCTCTTTGTATTGAGATTGGTGATTATTTTAATTATGTTCCTGCAGAACTAGTTGCAATGGCTAATGCTCATGATTTTCCTATCATCATTTTTGAAGAGGTTGTAAGATTTATCGATATTACGCAGGATCTACATACTTACATTATTAATCAGCATCAGCAAGCATTAACACAGCTTGATACGATATCAAGGACTTTTATGGAATTGTCGTTAATGCCAAATGGGATTTTAAAAATTTTACAGGTGCTTCATCAAGATACAGATGCATTATTTTTATTTGTCTCTGAAGATACAAAAAGCTTTTATTATCCAATAGAAGCCAAAAAGTATTTACATCTTATGGAGGACCACTGTCAGCAACTAGAATTACACGAACCCATTCAACTAATGTCCATTGATAAAGATCATTTCGTCATCATTCCTGTCAATGGACTTGGACAAGTATGGGGCTATTTATGTATGCGTTCTGCACTGCCGAAGCCAAGTGATTATACATTGTTAAACCTTGAACGTGCAACGATGTCTATTGCCCAAATATTAATGCGTAATCGAATGCTACAGGAACGGCAGCAAAGTCGTGAGGATGAATTTATCCTCGCCTTAATACAAGGAGAACCGATTGATCTTCAGTATTATCAAAGTTATTTGCCGATGGAAAGTCGCAACTTATTTTATCGCGTAGTCGTATTTAATATGCTTGATTATGCCAATACCTTTTCAGAGGAAGACTGGCAAGAAATACAGCTACAAAATGTCATGTTTGTTCGCTCCATTATAAAAAAACTTGGCTTTTTCCCTACCGTGTCGGTTCGACAGCATGAAATTATTATCCTTGCATTTTACATTGCTGCAGATGATATGGAGGAAAATCGCGACTCTTTTAATCAAGCTATACAGCAGATTGTTGCTCGAAAAACACCACAGCTTTTCGAGCAAATAACCCTTACCTTTGGTATTAGCAATGTTTATCAATCCATTAACAGCGTACAGCAAGGCTATAAAGAGGCAAAAACAACCATTCAAATGCAACACAATGAACTTGCTTCTTCTATTTACTACAAGGATTTAGGTGTTTACAGATTGTTATTACATCAGGATCATGTTGCCCTTTTGCAATACGTTAAAGATTATTTACAAGAAATACTGTTGATTGATCAAAAGAACGGTAATGACCTTTATCAAACGCTCTGTGTTTATTTAGCATGTAATGGTGCCAAGAATGATACAGCTGAACAACTATTTATTGTCCGTCAAACACTCTATAAGCGAATTGAACGACTAGAAAATATTTTAGGAGCTGATTTTTTACAGGCCCCTCACCGCCTCAATATAGAAATAGCGGTGAAGGCCTATGAATTATTGAAAAAAACAGCACCTGATATTTTACGCTTTTGA
- a CDS encoding ABC transporter permease, giving the protein MMYIIRRFILLITTILLVSMITFGVFQILPGDPVRTMLGTEADPTQIENLRSELGLNRPLYEQYMDWMKGLLTGELGNSIRFSMPVKELLFDRLPVTMSLAGLTLLMVLIISLPLGMFAARRQNKLSDVSLSTVTQVGMAIPSFWLGMILILYIGMQFSFFKISGYIPWTQSVAGALSTLILPALTIAIPQIAVNFRYVRTAILEQVQLDYVRTIRSKGMSEQNVMYKHVLKNSMIPILTVFGLIMAEVVAGTIIVEQVFSLPGVGQLLITAISNRDFPLVQGIVMYITVAVVMINFMVDILYSVLDPRIRLR; this is encoded by the coding sequence ATGATGTATATTATACGTCGGTTCATCCTGTTAATAACAACCATCCTTCTAGTTTCGATGATTACATTCGGTGTTTTTCAAATTTTACCTGGTGATCCGGTTCGGACAATGTTAGGCACCGAAGCGGATCCCACACAAATTGAAAATTTGCGATCAGAGCTTGGCTTGAATCGCCCCCTTTATGAGCAATATATGGATTGGATGAAGGGATTATTGACAGGGGAATTAGGAAATTCCATTCGTTTTTCAATGCCAGTAAAAGAATTATTATTTGACAGACTTCCTGTCACGATGTCATTGGCTGGGCTCACCCTCTTAATGGTGTTAATCATTTCCTTACCATTAGGGATGTTTGCGGCGAGAAGACAAAATAAGCTCAGTGATGTGTCGCTGTCGACAGTGACGCAAGTTGGCATGGCCATTCCTTCTTTCTGGCTTGGCATGATACTCATTTTATATATTGGCATGCAGTTCAGCTTCTTTAAAATAAGTGGGTATATTCCGTGGACGCAAAGTGTAGCAGGAGCGCTAAGTACGCTCATTCTCCCAGCATTAACAATTGCGATTCCGCAAATTGCGGTCAATTTTCGTTATGTTCGTACAGCCATTTTAGAGCAAGTTCAGCTCGATTATGTGCGTACGATTCGCAGTAAAGGGATGTCTGAGCAAAATGTTATGTATAAGCATGTCTTAAAAAATTCGATGATTCCAATATTAACGGTATTTGGATTGATCATGGCTGAAGTTGTTGCTGGAACGATTATTGTGGAGCAAGTATTTTCGCTACCGGGTGTCGGTCAACTCCTCATCACGGCTATAAGTAATCGTGATTTTCCATTAGTACAGGGAATCGTGATGTATATTACTGTTGCGGTGGTCATGATCAATTTTATGGTCGATATTTTATATTCTGTGTTAGATCCTAGAATCCGATTACGATGA